In Thermomonas carbonis, a single genomic region encodes these proteins:
- the rpsM gene encoding 30S ribosomal protein S13, with translation MARIAGVNLPAQKHVWVGLQSIYGIGRTRSKLVCESAGVKSSTKIRDLSEPDVERLRAEVGKFVVEGDLRREIGMAIKRLMDLACYRGLRHRRGLPLRGQRTRTNARTRKGPRKAIRK, from the coding sequence ATGGCGCGTATTGCGGGCGTCAACCTGCCTGCCCAGAAGCATGTCTGGGTCGGGCTGCAAAGCATCTACGGCATTGGCCGTACCCGTTCCAAGCTGGTGTGCGAATCGGCTGGCGTGAAATCGTCGACCAAGATCCGCGACCTGTCCGAGCCGGACGTCGAGCGCCTGCGCGCCGAGGTAGGCAAGTTCGTGGTCGAGGGCGACCTGCGTCGCGAAATCGGCATGGCGATCAAGCGCCTGATGGATCTGGCCTGCTATCGCGGCCTGCGCCATCGTCGCGGTCTGCCGCTGCGTGGTCAGCGCACCCGGACCAATGCACGCACCCGCAAGGGTCCGCGCAAGGCCATCAGGAAGTAA
- the rpsK gene encoding 30S ribosomal protein S11, which yields MAKPAAAKTKKKIKRIVTDGIAHVHASFNNTIITITDRQGNALSWATSGGAGFRGSRKSTPFAAQVAAEKAGKVALDYGVKSLEVRIKGPGPGRESAVRSLNNVGYKIINIIDVTPIPHNGCRPPKKRRV from the coding sequence ATGGCCAAGCCAGCTGCAGCTAAAACCAAGAAGAAGATCAAGCGCATCGTCACTGACGGCATCGCCCACGTGCACGCTTCCTTCAACAACACCATCATCACCATCACCGATCGCCAGGGCAATGCGCTGTCGTGGGCCACTTCGGGCGGCGCGGGTTTCCGTGGTTCGCGCAAGTCGACCCCGTTCGCCGCGCAGGTTGCCGCCGAGAAAGCCGGCAAGGTTGCTCTCGATTACGGCGTGAAGTCGCTGGAAGTGCGCATCAAGGGCCCGGGCCCGGGACGCGAGTCTGCCGTTCGTTCGTTGAACAACGTCGGCTACAAGATCATCAACATCATCGACGTGACGCCAATCCCGCACAACGGGTGCCGTCCGCCGAAGAAGCGTCGCGTCTGA
- the rpsD gene encoding 30S ribosomal protein S4, whose translation MARYIGPTCKLARREGADLGLKSPARALDSKCKLEQKPGQHGATMTRKGKLSDYATQLREKQKVKRIYGLLERQFRNYYKKAATKKGNTGENLLQLLETRLDNVVYRMGFAITRPAARQLVSHRGITVNGKPVNLPSFAVKAGDAIALSEKAARQLRVKESLTVSQQMDLSPSWVDVDATKFAGVFKAVPARGDLPSDINEALIVELYSK comes from the coding sequence ATGGCTCGTTATATCGGTCCCACCTGTAAGCTCGCCCGTCGCGAAGGCGCCGACCTCGGCCTGAAGTCGCCGGCCCGCGCGCTCGATTCCAAGTGCAAGCTGGAGCAAAAGCCCGGCCAGCATGGCGCCACCATGACCCGCAAGGGCAAGCTGTCCGACTACGCCACCCAGCTGCGCGAGAAGCAGAAGGTCAAGCGCATCTACGGCCTGCTGGAGCGTCAGTTCCGCAACTACTACAAGAAAGCGGCGACCAAGAAGGGCAACACCGGCGAGAACCTCCTGCAGTTGCTGGAGACCCGCCTGGACAATGTCGTCTATCGCATGGGCTTCGCGATCACCCGTCCGGCCGCACGCCAGTTGGTCTCGCACCGCGGCATCACCGTCAACGGCAAGCCGGTCAACCTTCCGTCGTTTGCGGTCAAGGCCGGAGATGCGATCGCCCTGTCCGAGAAGGCTGCCCGCCAACTCCGGGTCAAGGAATCGCTGACCGTGTCCCAGCAGATGGACCTCTCGCCGTCTTGGGTCGATGTGGACGCCACCAAGTTCGCCGGCGTGTTCAAGGCCGTGCCAGCGCGTGGCGACTTGCCCAGCGACATCAACGAAGCGCTGATCGTCGAGCTGTACTCGAAGTAA
- a CDS encoding DNA-directed RNA polymerase subunit alpha has product MTVTATQVLRPRGPQIERITDNRARVVIEPLERGYGHTLGNALRRVLLSSIPGFAITEVEIDGVLHEYTTVEGLQEDVLEVLLNLKDVAIRMHSGDSDTLELKKQGPGLVTAGDIKTSHNVEVLNPGHVIANLTKDVALNMRLTISRGFGYQPAAARRRPDEETRTIGKLMLDASFSPVRRVAYAVEAARVEQRTDLDKLVLDIETNGTIDAEEAVRTAADILSDQLSVFGDFTHRDRGAPKQAASGVDPVLLRPIDDLELTVRSANCLKAESIYYIGDLIQKTEVELLKTPNLGKKSLTEIKEVLAQRGLSLGMKLENWPPAGVASHGMMG; this is encoded by the coding sequence ATGACGGTTACCGCCACCCAAGTGCTGCGTCCGCGCGGCCCGCAGATCGAGCGCATCACCGACAACCGCGCCCGGGTCGTGATCGAACCGCTGGAACGCGGTTACGGCCACACCCTCGGCAACGCGCTGCGTCGTGTGCTGCTGTCCTCGATCCCCGGTTTCGCCATCACCGAAGTCGAGATCGACGGCGTTCTGCACGAATACACCACGGTCGAAGGTCTGCAGGAAGACGTGCTCGAAGTCCTGTTGAACCTGAAGGACGTCGCCATCCGCATGCACAGCGGCGACTCGGACACCCTGGAGCTGAAGAAGCAGGGCCCGGGCCTTGTCACCGCCGGCGACATCAAGACCAGCCACAACGTCGAGGTGTTGAACCCCGGCCACGTGATTGCCAACCTGACCAAGGACGTGGCGCTGAACATGCGCCTCACCATCAGTCGCGGTTTCGGCTACCAGCCGGCCGCCGCGCGTCGTCGTCCGGATGAAGAAACCCGGACGATCGGCAAGCTGATGCTGGACGCTTCGTTCTCGCCGGTCCGCCGCGTTGCGTACGCAGTGGAAGCCGCGCGCGTCGAGCAGCGTACCGACCTCGACAAGCTGGTGCTGGACATCGAGACCAACGGCACCATCGACGCCGAGGAAGCCGTGCGCACCGCCGCCGACATCCTCAGCGACCAGTTGTCGGTGTTCGGCGATTTCACCCACCGCGATCGCGGCGCGCCGAAGCAAGCCGCCAGTGGCGTGGATCCGGTGCTGTTGCGCCCGATCGACGACCTCGAGCTGACCGTGCGTTCGGCCAACTGCCTCAAGGCCGAGAGCATCTACTACATCGGCGATCTGATCCAGAAGACCGAAGTCGAGTTGCTGAAGACCCCGAACTTGGGCAAGAAGTCGCTCACCGAGATCAAGGAAGTGCTGGCCCAGCGTGGCCTGTCGCTTGGCATGAAGCTCGAGAACTGGCCGCCCGCCGGCGTCGCCTCGCACGGAATGATGGGGTAA
- the rplQ gene encoding 50S ribosomal protein L17, giving the protein MRHQKSGRKFNRTSAHRGAMFSNMAASLFKSELIRTTLPKAKELRRVAEPLITLAKVDGVANRRLAFSRLRDKEAVGTLFTVLGPRYAQRPGGYLRILKCGFRAGDNAPMAYVELVDRPQVAAE; this is encoded by the coding sequence ATGCGTCACCAGAAATCCGGCCGCAAGTTCAACCGTACCAGTGCCCACCGCGGCGCGATGTTCTCGAACATGGCGGCCTCGCTGTTCAAGAGCGAACTGATCCGCACCACCCTGCCGAAGGCCAAGGAACTGCGCCGCGTCGCCGAGCCGCTGATCACCTTGGCCAAGGTCGATGGCGTCGCCAACCGCCGCCTGGCGTTTTCGCGCCTGCGCGACAAGGAAGCCGTGGGTACGCTGTTCACCGTGCTGGGCCCGCGCTACGCGCAGCGTCCGGGTGGTTACCTGCGCATCCTGAAATGCGGCTTCCGCGCCGGCGACAACGCGCCGATGGCGTACGTCGAGCTGGTGGATCGCCCGCAGGTCGCCGCCGAGTAA
- a CDS encoding disulfide bond formation protein B, with translation MNPFRWSFRSQFLLGFFICAALLGYAFYVQFQLDIQPCPFCIFQRIAFAALGVVFLIGGLHAPRAPGGRKTWSLLALAAAAVGAGYAGRHSWVQLNPPAFPSCGPGLNFIVEQHSWLGAARKVLLATGDCSAIDWQFLGLSMPMWCLVFFVAMGLGALYAGFKRRHHHRFHR, from the coding sequence ATGAATCCGTTCCGCTGGTCGTTCCGCAGTCAGTTCCTGCTCGGATTCTTCATCTGCGCCGCGCTACTCGGCTACGCGTTCTACGTCCAATTCCAGCTCGACATCCAGCCGTGCCCGTTCTGCATTTTCCAGCGCATCGCCTTTGCCGCGCTCGGCGTCGTGTTCCTGATCGGCGGCCTGCATGCACCGCGTGCGCCCGGTGGACGCAAGACGTGGTCGCTACTGGCATTAGCCGCCGCAGCCGTGGGTGCCGGATATGCAGGGCGGCATTCCTGGGTGCAGCTGAATCCACCGGCTTTTCCAAGCTGCGGCCCCGGCCTGAACTTCATCGTCGAACAGCACTCGTGGCTGGGCGCGGCGCGCAAGGTGCTGCTGGCCACCGGTGATTGCAGCGCCATCGATTGGCAGTTCCTCGGCTTGAGCATGCCGATGTGGTGCCTGGTGTTTTTCGTCGCGATGGGACTGGGCGCGCTGTATGCCGGTTTCAAACGTCGCCATCACCATCGGTTCCACCGGTAA
- a CDS encoding class II 3-deoxy-7-phosphoheptulonate synthase — protein MSSVTALPVMPASHATPWAPDSWRAKPALQLPQYPDASALASAQNELRGLPPLVTSWEILTLKQQLAEAQEGKRFLLQGGDCAETFAECNSEIISNRLKVLLQMSLVLVHGLKLPVVRVGRFAGQYAKPRSADLETKGDVTLPSYRGDMVNGPEFTSEARIPDPRRMIKAHARSAMTMNFVRSLIDGGFADLHHPEYWGLGWVSQSPHAVEYQKMVASIGDAVRFMETLAGGQMHNLNRVDFYTSHEALLLPYEEAQTRQVPRQPGWFNLSTHFPWIGMRTAALDGAHTEYFRGIRNPIAVKVGPSVTPDQLLRLIDVLDPDNEPGRLGLIHRMGAEHIAAKLPALLDAVKREGRRVLWICDAMHGNTESTSNGYKTRRFANIRSEIEQAFDLHAAAGTKLGGVHLELTGENVTECLGGARDLTEIDLQRAYRTTVDPRLNYEQALEIAMLIVRKRGPIANS, from the coding sequence ATGTCGTCCGTCACCGCGCTCCCCGTCATGCCCGCCTCCCACGCCACGCCATGGGCGCCGGACAGCTGGCGTGCGAAGCCGGCCCTGCAGTTACCGCAATACCCGGATGCTTCCGCCCTCGCATCGGCGCAGAACGAATTGCGCGGGTTGCCGCCGCTGGTGACGTCGTGGGAAATCCTCACGCTCAAGCAGCAACTGGCCGAAGCGCAGGAAGGCAAGCGCTTCCTGCTGCAGGGCGGCGATTGCGCCGAGACCTTCGCCGAGTGCAATTCCGAGATCATCTCCAACCGCCTGAAGGTGCTGTTGCAGATGAGCCTGGTGCTGGTGCACGGGCTGAAGTTGCCGGTCGTGCGCGTGGGCCGCTTCGCCGGCCAGTACGCCAAGCCGCGTTCGGCCGATCTGGAAACCAAGGGCGACGTGACCCTGCCGAGCTACCGCGGCGACATGGTCAACGGCCCGGAGTTCACCAGCGAAGCGCGGATCCCCGATCCGAGGCGGATGATCAAGGCGCATGCGCGCTCGGCGATGACGATGAACTTCGTGCGTTCGCTGATCGATGGCGGTTTCGCCGACCTGCACCATCCCGAATACTGGGGGCTGGGCTGGGTCAGCCAGTCGCCTCATGCAGTCGAGTACCAGAAGATGGTCGCCAGCATCGGCGATGCGGTGCGCTTCATGGAGACCTTGGCCGGCGGGCAGATGCACAACCTCAACCGCGTCGATTTCTACACGTCGCACGAGGCGCTGTTGCTGCCATATGAGGAAGCACAGACGCGCCAGGTACCGCGCCAGCCGGGCTGGTTCAACCTGAGCACGCACTTCCCGTGGATCGGCATGCGCACCGCTGCACTGGATGGCGCGCACACCGAATACTTCCGCGGGATTCGCAACCCGATCGCGGTCAAGGTCGGGCCGTCGGTGACGCCGGACCAGTTGCTGCGCCTGATCGACGTGTTGGATCCCGACAACGAGCCGGGCCGCCTCGGCCTGATCCACCGTATGGGTGCGGAGCACATCGCGGCCAAGCTGCCAGCCCTGCTCGATGCGGTGAAGCGCGAAGGCCGCCGCGTGCTGTGGATCTGCGATGCGATGCACGGCAACACCGAATCCACCAGCAACGGCTACAAGACCCGTCGCTTCGCCAACATCCGCAGCGAAATCGAACAGGCGTTCGACCTGCATGCCGCGGCCGGTACCAAGCTGGGTGGCGTGCACCTGGAGCTGACCGGCGAGAACGTGACCGAATGCCTGGGCGGTGCGCGCGACCTCACCGAGATCGACCTGCAGCGCGCCTATCGCACCACTGTCGATCCTCGCCTCAACTACGAGCAGGCGCTGGAGATCGCGATGCTGATCGTGCGCAAGCGCGGGCCGATCGCCAACAGCTGA
- a CDS encoding DUF2127 domain-containing protein, which produces MIQQDYNPDPHAHPGLHFIAVVEAVKGALALVAASGLELLGPAPLQRWLAELIAHFQLDPDTGAMAWLAHAINPGSVHLAAGVALLYGIVHLIEGWGLWRAKAWASWLGCIAAAAYLPFDIYAFALHRHWLEAAVVAINLLVVWVLARDLRKRRE; this is translated from the coding sequence ATGATCCAGCAGGACTACAACCCCGATCCGCACGCGCATCCCGGCCTGCATTTCATCGCCGTGGTCGAGGCGGTCAAGGGCGCGCTGGCATTGGTCGCCGCCAGTGGCCTGGAACTGCTTGGCCCCGCGCCATTGCAGCGATGGCTCGCCGAACTCATCGCCCATTTCCAGCTGGATCCGGACACCGGCGCGATGGCGTGGCTGGCACATGCGATCAATCCCGGTTCGGTGCACCTCGCCGCTGGCGTGGCACTGCTGTACGGCATCGTCCACCTGATCGAAGGCTGGGGCCTGTGGCGCGCGAAGGCCTGGGCTTCATGGCTGGGCTGCATCGCCGCCGCCGCGTATCTGCCCTTCGACATCTATGCCTTCGCTCTGCACCGCCATTGGCTGGAAGCGGCAGTGGTCGCGATCAACCTGCTGGTGGTCTGGGTGCTCGCGCGCGACCTGCGCAAGCGCCGCGAGTGA
- the thpR gene encoding RNA 2',3'-cyclic phosphodiesterase: MSTFLDWMPDAATQAALADLQHGIRAAVPADAPRHDWRTPAQWHMTLRYLGESIHDSQHKRIDAAMQAFASQAPAVEASLVGVQYWPHARVLVAKIDASDALKALLKQLETSMQGCGFAKERTQTAHVTLAYLPRDARPPALPEVAFPATLLHIDRIHLLRTMPGAYMSHASWPLAGASTDA; this comes from the coding sequence ATGAGCACGTTCCTCGACTGGATGCCGGACGCGGCCACTCAGGCCGCGCTGGCCGACCTGCAACACGGCATCCGCGCGGCCGTGCCCGCGGATGCGCCGCGCCACGACTGGCGCACGCCGGCGCAGTGGCACATGACGCTGCGCTATCTCGGCGAATCCATCCACGACTCGCAGCACAAACGCATCGACGCCGCCATGCAGGCATTCGCATCGCAGGCACCCGCCGTCGAGGCATCACTGGTCGGTGTGCAGTACTGGCCGCATGCACGCGTGCTGGTCGCCAAGATCGATGCATCGGACGCGCTCAAGGCGCTGCTCAAGCAACTCGAAACGAGCATGCAGGGCTGCGGCTTCGCGAAGGAGCGCACGCAGACCGCGCACGTCACCCTCGCCTACCTGCCGCGCGACGCACGACCACCGGCATTGCCCGAGGTCGCGTTCCCCGCGACGTTGCTCCACATCGATCGCATCCACCTCTTGCGCACCATGCCAGGTGCCTACATGTCGCATGCATCGTGGCCGCTGGCTGGCGCATCGACCGACGCATGA
- the typA gene encoding translational GTPase TypA, which yields MSESNSPVERLRNIAIVAHVDHGKTTLVDCLLKQSGTLNERTVLAERAMDSNDQEKERGITILAKNTAITWQGNRINIVDTPGHADFGGEVERVLSMVDSVLILVDAMDGPMPQTRFVTQKAFAMGFKPIVVVNKIDRPGARPDWVIDQVFDLFDKLGATNEQLDFPIVYASALHGYASLDDSAREGDMTPLYEAIMQHVAPPQVDRDGPFQMRISQLDYSNFVGLIGIGRIQRGKVRRNMPVSVVDREGKKRQGKVLQVLGFMGLERIEAEEADAGDIVAISGVADLSISDTVCALDTPEALPALTVDEPTISMTFQVNNSPFAGNKDMSGGKFLTSRQLRERLEREVLHNVALKVEEGSDPDKFLVSGRGELHLSVLIENMRREGFELAVSRPEVIIKNIDGQQMEPVEQLVVDIEEVHQGGVMEKLGTRKAALKNMESDGKGRVRLDYMIPARGLIGFQNEFRTLTQGSGLLFHVFDHYGPKETGAIAKRQNGVMIANAPGTTPAYSLGPLQERGKLFAAEGDNVYEGQLVGIHSKDNDLTVNAIKPKPLTNMRASGKDDAIQLSPAIKYTLEQALDFIEDDELVEVTPKEIRLRKKFLTESDRKRASRSA from the coding sequence ATGTCCGAATCCAATTCTCCCGTCGAACGCCTCCGCAACATCGCCATCGTCGCCCACGTCGACCATGGCAAGACCACCCTGGTCGACTGCCTGCTCAAGCAGTCCGGCACGCTCAACGAACGCACGGTGCTGGCCGAGCGCGCGATGGACAGCAACGACCAGGAAAAGGAACGTGGCATCACGATCCTGGCCAAGAACACTGCCATCACCTGGCAGGGCAACCGCATCAACATCGTCGACACCCCGGGCCACGCCGACTTCGGTGGCGAGGTCGAGCGCGTGTTGTCGATGGTCGATTCGGTGCTGATCCTGGTCGACGCGATGGACGGCCCGATGCCGCAGACGCGCTTCGTCACCCAGAAGGCCTTCGCGATGGGCTTCAAGCCGATCGTGGTGGTCAACAAGATCGATCGTCCGGGTGCCCGCCCGGACTGGGTGATCGACCAGGTGTTCGACCTGTTCGACAAGCTCGGCGCGACCAACGAGCAACTCGACTTCCCGATCGTCTACGCCTCTGCCCTGCACGGCTACGCGAGCCTGGACGACAGCGCCCGCGAAGGCGACATGACCCCGCTGTACGAAGCGATCATGCAGCACGTCGCGCCGCCGCAGGTCGACCGTGACGGCCCCTTCCAGATGCGCATCAGCCAGCTCGACTACAGCAACTTCGTCGGCCTGATCGGCATCGGCCGCATCCAGCGCGGCAAGGTCCGCCGCAACATGCCGGTCAGCGTGGTTGACCGCGAAGGCAAGAAGCGCCAGGGCAAGGTGCTGCAGGTGCTCGGTTTCATGGGCCTGGAGCGCATCGAGGCCGAGGAAGCCGATGCCGGCGACATCGTCGCCATCTCCGGCGTCGCGGATCTTTCGATCTCCGACACCGTGTGCGCGCTCGACACGCCGGAAGCGCTGCCCGCGCTGACCGTGGACGAGCCGACCATCAGCATGACATTCCAGGTGAACAACTCGCCGTTCGCCGGCAACAAGGACATGAGCGGCGGCAAGTTCCTGACCAGCCGCCAGCTGCGCGAGCGGCTGGAACGCGAGGTGTTGCACAACGTCGCGCTGAAGGTCGAGGAAGGCTCGGACCCGGACAAGTTCCTGGTCTCCGGCCGCGGCGAGCTGCACCTGTCGGTGCTGATCGAGAACATGCGCCGCGAAGGCTTCGAGCTGGCGGTGTCGCGCCCGGAAGTCATCATCAAGAACATCGACGGCCAGCAGATGGAGCCGGTCGAGCAGCTGGTGGTCGACATCGAGGAAGTGCACCAGGGCGGCGTGATGGAGAAGCTCGGCACCCGCAAGGCGGCGCTGAAGAACATGGAATCCGACGGCAAGGGCCGCGTGCGCCTGGACTACATGATCCCGGCGCGGGGCCTGATCGGCTTCCAGAACGAGTTCCGCACCCTGACCCAGGGCTCGGGCCTGCTTTTCCACGTGTTCGACCATTACGGCCCGAAGGAAACCGGCGCGATCGCCAAGCGCCAGAACGGCGTGATGATCGCGAACGCGCCCGGCACCACCCCGGCGTATTCGCTCGGGCCGTTGCAGGAGCGCGGCAAGCTGTTCGCCGCCGAAGGCGACAACGTGTACGAAGGCCAGCTGGTCGGCATCCACTCGAAGGACAACGACCTGACCGTCAACGCGATCAAGCCGAAGCCGCTGACCAACATGCGCGCCTCCGGCAAGGACGACGCCATCCAGCTGAGCCCGGCGATCAAGTACACGCTGGAGCAGGCACTGGATTTCATCGAGGACGACGAGCTGGTCGAAGTCACCCCGAAGGAAATCCGCCTGCGCAAGAAGTTCCTGACCGAAAGCGACCGCAAGCGCGCCTCGCGCTCTGCGTGA
- a CDS encoding peptidylprolyl isomerase: protein MSLIATFDTARGPIQVELYPDKAPLTVANFVNLAKRGFYDGLNFHRVIPDFMIQGGCPQGRGTGGPGYKFEDETNNGVKHERGVLSMANAGPNTNGSQFFITHIKTDWLDGKHTVFGKVIQGLDVVDAVKQGDLIASVKIEGDADAVLAAKADKVAEWNKILAA from the coding sequence ATGTCCCTGATCGCCACCTTCGACACCGCCCGCGGCCCGATCCAGGTCGAGCTTTACCCCGACAAGGCCCCGCTCACCGTTGCCAATTTCGTCAACCTGGCCAAGCGTGGCTTCTACGACGGCCTGAATTTCCACCGGGTCATCCCGGATTTCATGATCCAGGGCGGCTGCCCGCAGGGTCGTGGCACTGGTGGCCCCGGCTACAAGTTCGAAGATGAAACCAACAACGGCGTAAAGCACGAGCGCGGCGTCCTGTCGATGGCCAATGCCGGTCCGAATACCAACGGCAGCCAGTTCTTCATCACCCACATCAAGACCGACTGGCTGGACGGCAAGCACACCGTGTTCGGCAAGGTGATCCAGGGCCTGGACGTGGTCGATGCGGTGAAGCAGGGCGACCTGATCGCCTCGGTGAAGATCGAAGGCGACGCCGATGCCGTGCTGGCCGCGAAGGCCGACAAGGTCGCCGAGTGGAACAAGATCCTCGCCGCCTGA
- a CDS encoding pyridoxal phosphate-dependent aminotransferase: MPQLARRMSRAKPSAIMAVAEKAKRLKSEGRDIISFSIGVPNFLPGDHVYAAAREALDKDSGQYGSNRGPDALLDAFIAHMDAIGLAGYGRANCSTGVGAKHVIYNLAEALLDEGDVIAFPAPYWTTYLDIADIVNAKAVTLPCPASQDYKLTSAQLDEALATHKPKVFLFNNPSNPTGMVYTREEIVALADVLVKYPDTWIIADDIYNRMLFDGLEYVNFVQVRPELRDRVIFIDSLSKTYGMPGWRVGFMAGPESVAKAVTTMNSNHITNLPEVVCAAAIAALSGPQDVPTQKNAEFQAKRDQVMAVMDAIPGVVCPRPQGAFYVFPDISSAFGKSHNGVQIENDVDFCNVLLEAKGVACVPGSAFGEPRALRISYTCPTPQLAPGLARIQEFFAELV, from the coding sequence ATGCCTCAACTCGCCCGGCGCATGAGTCGCGCCAAGCCCAGCGCCATCATGGCCGTCGCCGAAAAGGCCAAGCGGCTGAAGTCGGAAGGCCGCGACATCATCAGCTTCTCGATCGGCGTCCCCAATTTCCTGCCCGGCGACCACGTGTATGCCGCCGCGCGCGAAGCGCTGGACAAGGACAGCGGTCAGTACGGCAGCAATCGTGGTCCCGATGCGCTGCTCGACGCCTTCATCGCGCACATGGACGCGATCGGCCTGGCCGGCTACGGCCGCGCCAACTGCTCGACCGGCGTCGGCGCCAAGCACGTGATCTACAACTTGGCCGAGGCCCTGCTGGACGAAGGCGACGTCATCGCCTTCCCGGCGCCGTACTGGACCACCTACCTCGATATCGCCGACATCGTGAACGCCAAGGCGGTCACCCTGCCGTGCCCGGCTTCGCAGGATTACAAGCTGACCTCGGCGCAGCTCGACGAGGCGCTGGCCACGCACAAGCCGAAGGTGTTCCTGTTCAACAACCCGTCCAACCCGACCGGCATGGTCTACACCCGCGAGGAGATCGTCGCGCTGGCCGATGTGCTGGTGAAGTATCCGGACACCTGGATCATCGCCGATGACATCTACAACCGGATGCTGTTCGACGGGCTGGAATACGTGAACTTCGTGCAGGTCCGCCCGGAACTGCGCGACCGCGTGATCTTCATCGACTCGCTGTCCAAGACCTACGGCATGCCGGGTTGGCGCGTGGGCTTCATGGCCGGGCCGGAATCGGTGGCGAAGGCGGTCACCACGATGAATTCCAACCACATCACCAATCTCCCGGAAGTCGTCTGCGCCGCGGCAATCGCCGCGCTGAGCGGCCCGCAGGACGTGCCGACGCAGAAGAACGCGGAGTTCCAGGCCAAGCGCGACCAGGTCATGGCGGTGATGGATGCGATCCCGGGCGTGGTCTGTCCGCGCCCGCAAGGCGCGTTCTATGTGTTCCCGGACATCAGCAGCGCATTCGGCAAGTCGCATAACGGCGTGCAGATCGAAAACGATGTCGATTTCTGCAACGTGCTGCTGGAAGCGAAGGGCGTGGCCTGCGTGCCGGGTTCCGCGTTCGGCGAGCCGCGCGCGCTGCGCATCAGCTACACCTGCCCGACGCCGCAGCTGGCGCCGGGCCTGGCACGCATCCAGGAATTCTTCGCTGAGTTGGTCTGA
- a CDS encoding malate dehydrogenase yields the protein MKAPVRVAVTGAAGQIGYALLFRIASGEMLGKDQPVILQMLELPMEKAQAALKGVMMELEDCAFPLLAGMVGTDDAEVAFRDADYALLVGARPRGPGMERKDLLLENAKIFTAQGAALNKVASRDIKVLVVGNPANTNAYIAMKSAPDLPAKNFTAMLRLDHNRALSQLANKAGVAVADIEKLVVWGNHSPTMYPDYRFATVGGASLAEKIGDADWNANTFIPQVGKRGAAIIEARGLSSAASAANAAIDHIRDWALGTDGKWVTMGVPSDGSYGIPEGVMYGVPVTCANGEYTRIEGLPVDDFSRAAMDKTLAELEEERAGVAHLL from the coding sequence ATGAAAGCCCCCGTCCGTGTTGCAGTCACCGGTGCTGCCGGCCAGATCGGTTACGCCCTGTTGTTCCGCATCGCCTCCGGCGAAATGCTGGGCAAGGACCAGCCGGTGATCCTGCAGATGCTGGAACTGCCGATGGAGAAGGCCCAGGCCGCGCTGAAGGGCGTGATGATGGAGCTGGAAGACTGCGCGTTCCCGCTGCTGGCCGGCATGGTCGGCACCGACGACGCCGAAGTCGCGTTCAGGGACGCAGACTACGCCCTGCTGGTCGGCGCGCGTCCGCGCGGCCCGGGCATGGAGCGCAAGGACCTGCTGCTGGAGAACGCCAAGATCTTCACCGCGCAAGGCGCGGCGCTGAACAAGGTCGCCAGCCGCGACATCAAGGTGCTGGTGGTCGGCAACCCGGCCAACACCAATGCCTACATCGCGATGAAGTCCGCGCCCGACCTGCCGGCGAAGAACTTCACCGCGATGCTGCGCCTCGACCACAACCGCGCGCTCTCGCAGCTGGCCAACAAGGCCGGCGTGGCCGTGGCCGACATCGAGAAGCTGGTCGTGTGGGGCAACCACAGCCCGACGATGTACCCGGACTACCGCTTCGCCACCGTCGGCGGCGCGTCGCTGGCGGAGAAGATCGGCGACGCCGACTGGAACGCCAACACCTTCATCCCGCAGGTCGGCAAGCGCGGCGCCGCGATCATCGAAGCGCGCGGGCTGTCGTCCGCCGCATCGGCCGCGAATGCCGCCATCGACCACATTCGCGACTGGGCGCTGGGCACCGACGGCAAGTGGGTGACCATGGGCGTGCCGTCGGACGGCAGCTACGGCATCCCGGAAGGCGTGATGTACGGCGTGCCGGTGACCTGCGCCAACGGCGAGTACACCCGCATCGAGGGGCTGCCGGTCGACGACTTCAGCCGCGCGGCGATGGACAAGACCTTGGCCGAGCTGGAAGAAGAGCGCGCTGGCGTGGCGCACCTGCTCTGA